GGGGCGGTGCTGGCGCATGGCGTGCTGGGTGACCAGGAGGAGAGTCAGCGCTCGTGGGCGGCGGCGGAGGTGGTGCTGCGCACGAACTTCCTGAGCGCCGCGTCGCTGCTGACGGAGCTGGCCAACCGCTTCGAAGCGCAGAAGGCCGGCACGCTGGTGGTGATCTCGTCGGTGGCGGGGGATCGCGGCCGGCAGAGCAACTACGTCTACGGCGCGTCCAAGGGCGCGCTGACCGTGTTCCTCCAGGGCATGCGCAACCGGCTGGCGAAGTCCGGCGTGGCGGTGGTGACGGTGAAGCCCGGCTTCGTGGACACGCCGATGACGGCGCATGTGCCGAAGAACAAGCTCTTCGCCTCGCCGGAGCAGGTGGCGCGCGGGCTGCTGAAGGCCGCGGATAAGCGCAAGAACGAGGTCTACGTGCCCGGCTTCTGGGCGCTCATCATGCTCATCATCCGCTCCATCCCGGAGCCGGTGTTCAAGCGGCTGAAGCTCTAGCTGGCTGTGGAGACACGCTTCGACAGCCACGGCGACCCACTGCGAAATGGATGCGGCCCTGGGCGTTCGCCCCATCGGTCGTAGGCCGGGAGCGGTCCCGGTCCTCTTTCAACAGCCTGCTAGGCGCCCAGGGCGACGAGGAGCTCGTCCAGCGGATCGAACGTCTCGCCCATCCCGCAGGTGCTCCCGGAGGCGATGGCACCGTCGAGCGCTTCCTTCGAGGGATAGAGGTCGTGCACCACGACCCGCGTCTTGCCGCTGTTCCCTTCGAAGGTCACCGTGGTGACGGCCCCCTCGGCACTTTCCTCATTCGTCCACGCGAGGCGCGAGTGCGGCGTCGCTTCGCTGTACGTACCGAAGAACGCCATCGGATGCTCCGAGGCAGGGTGGCCGAACACGAAACGGTACGTGCCCCCGACACGCGGATCGGCCTCGCAGGAAATGAAGGAAATCCCAAACGACTTCGGTGCCCATCACCGCTTGAGCAGCTCGGGCTTGGTCCATGCCTCGAAAATGATGCGCGCCGGGCCGTTGACGGTTCGCGTGGCGACGAACTCGCGCTCGGATTTCCGTTCCGTCGTTGTGACGTTCTTCACGGGTTCACTCTCGCTTCTTGCGTCCATTGACCTTCTCCTTTTGTTTCTGTTCCTCGACGGCTTTGTCCAACGCATCGGAGTGTGAAGCCCAGAGCTGGCGGTAGCTTATTCGGACATCCCCTGGCCGACTCCTGCGGGTGGCGCTCCAGGCGCGCGACATGGTGGCAGGCTCACCCGATTCCACTCCGTGCCTGGACGACAGGCACGGAGTGGAGGGTGGCTCAACTGCCGGTGGTCTTCCGTGGCGTGAGGGCCGACAGCGCCGCGCGCAGGTGCTCGACGATGGAGTCGAGGTTCGGGTCCTGCATGAGGGCGTGGTGGCCGCCGGGCACGTCGTGCACCTCCAGGCCACCGCGGACCAGTGACTCCCAGCCCCGGTGACGCGGGATGGGAGGACTGGTGGGTGCGTGCTCGCTGGCGCTCAGGAGGAGGGCGGAGCCGTCGTAGGACCGGGGCGCGTACTTCTCGTGGGCGAAGAGGTTGGCGCGGAAGACG
The Corallococcus silvisoli genome window above contains:
- a CDS encoding SRPBCC domain-containing protein, with protein sequence MSFISCEADPRVGGTYRFVFGHPASEHPMAFFGTYSEATPHSRLAWTNEESAEGAVTTVTFEGNSGKTRVVVHDLYPSKEALDGAIASGSTCGMGETFDPLDELLVALGA
- a CDS encoding thioesterase domain-containing protein, coding for PASDEALAHGDDDAMLSLLLQEGLRTHILDSQSGPAQLRALFNVFRANLFAHEKYAPRSYDGSALLLSASEHAPTSPPIPRHRGWESLVRGGLEVHDVPGGHHALMQDPNLDSIVEHLRAALSALTPRKTTGS
- a CDS encoding SDR family oxidoreductase; this translates as MKKVIILGATSAIAQATVRLLAARGASLYLVGRNAANLEAVARDATTRGAQKVEFRSLDLNDCEAHASLVERAWQALGGLDGAVLAHGVLGDQEESQRSWAAAEVVLRTNFLSAASLLTELANRFEAQKAGTLVVISSVAGDRGRQSNYVYGASKGALTVFLQGMRNRLAKSGVAVVTVKPGFVDTPMTAHVPKNKLFASPEQVARGLLKAADKRKNEVYVPGFWALIMLIIRSIPEPVFKRLKL